A genome region from Methanobacterium aggregans includes the following:
- a CDS encoding alpha,alpha-trehalose-phosphate synthase (UDP-forming) yields MIVASNRGPVEFHEGDNGILEGRRGAGGLVSTLLPIMETVKGTWIASTMTQGDKVAAEKFPDGRVPVPEDEPKFWVPFVSVDPERYEDYYSVISNPLLWFVQHYMWNPPYTPEIDDKIHKAWKNGYVHVNRRFADKVVEESNSNDKEALIILQDYHLYLCPAYIREKLEDTFLSQFIHIPWPQPEYFCILPDYMEEAIVTGLLSNDIVGFHIEKYVNNFLRTCEAYADQVDFENNTVHYEGREILVKSYPISVDYEGLEELSKTDEVLKKEKTIHEIKGDAFLIYRTDRADLSKNIIRGFKAYDLFLEKHPEFHGKVKFLTTGKPTRQQINEYRDYRMEIHKVVGHINAKYSKEGWKPIEEIFKADYLLVTAAFKHYDCLMVNPICDGMNIVSKEGSVVNENNGVLILSEHAGSYEELKDYSLNVNPFDVTQTAEALYQAVTMDENEREKRINGLKGIINERNIYHWITEQFKDIEEFFNNNKSI; encoded by the coding sequence TTGATCGTTGCATCCAACAGGGGCCCTGTGGAATTCCATGAGGGGGATAACGGAATTCTTGAAGGTAGAAGGGGTGCTGGAGGGCTTGTATCAACTTTGCTTCCAATTATGGAAACTGTGAAGGGAACGTGGATAGCCAGTACCATGACTCAGGGGGATAAGGTTGCTGCAGAGAAATTTCCAGATGGTAGGGTTCCTGTGCCTGAGGATGAGCCCAAATTCTGGGTTCCATTTGTGAGTGTTGATCCTGAAAGGTATGAAGATTATTACAGTGTGATAAGTAATCCTCTTCTCTGGTTCGTCCAGCACTACATGTGGAATCCTCCATACACACCTGAAATTGATGATAAAATCCATAAGGCGTGGAAAAATGGTTACGTTCATGTTAATAGACGTTTTGCAGATAAGGTTGTGGAAGAATCAAATTCAAATGATAAAGAAGCCCTGATAATTCTGCAGGATTACCATCTTTATCTTTGTCCTGCTTACATCCGTGAAAAGCTTGAAGATACTTTTTTAAGCCAGTTCATTCACATACCATGGCCTCAGCCGGAGTACTTCTGTATTTTACCAGATTACATGGAGGAGGCAATTGTAACTGGACTACTATCCAACGACATAGTTGGTTTTCATATAGAAAAATATGTGAACAACTTCCTCAGGACCTGTGAAGCTTACGCAGACCAAGTGGACTTTGAAAATAATACTGTACACTACGAAGGCCGTGAAATTCTTGTAAAGAGTTATCCAATTTCTGTTGATTATGAGGGGCTTGAAGAACTGTCAAAAACAGATGAAGTTCTAAAGAAGGAAAAGACCATCCATGAGATCAAAGGGGATGCATTTCTCATCTACAGAACGGATCGTGCAGATCTCAGTAAAAATATAATAAGGGGTTTTAAGGCCTACGATCTTTTCCTTGAGAAGCACCCTGAATTCCATGGGAAGGTTAAATTTCTGACCACTGGAAAGCCAACAAGACAGCAGATCAATGAATACAGGGATTACAGGATGGAAATTCATAAAGTAGTGGGGCATATCAATGCAAAATATTCAAAGGAGGGTTGGAAGCCAATCGAAGAGATCTTCAAGGCAGATTATCTCCTTGTGACTGCAGCCTTCAAACATTACGACTGTTTAATGGTGAATCCGATCTGTGACGGTATGAACATAGTTTCAAAGGAGGGTTCTGTTGTAAATGAAAATAACGGCGTTTTAATACTTTCAGAACATGCTGGATCCTATGAAGAGCTTAAGGATTATTCCCTGAATGTGAATCCATTTGATGTGACCCAGACTGCTGAAGCCCTATACCAAGCAGTTACAATGGATGAAAATGAACGTGAAAAACGTATCAATGGTTTAAAGGGAATTATAAATGAAAGGAACATATACCACTGGATCACAGAACAGTTCAAGGATATTGAGGAGTTCTTCAACAACAACAAGAGTATTTAA
- a CDS encoding phosphomannomutase: MSLYVREVRGVVNSEISNEFASNLGTMVGNFLSNGNTIVVGRDTNQASQMIKRAATAGLIAAGVEVIDFGVAPIPAIHYGAGFYNAKVVMTVTTSHLHSDEISIKIFSNYKIPMATERAEKVNWENIGSLSYVYDYKAQYIDAVVANVDGKLIKDHAPKVVLDCANASAVPFAPEILGRLGCETILIGCQGPKADERFSEPSPQSLAMISNLIKSVGADIGIAIDNDGDRVIFLDEKGNTIRDQTILGIFAREALRENPGGTVVSSVVASRILDEIVSEYGGSIIKTPVDLVLNGTVESGAVFGGDEPGLYTFPKFNPCFDAVFASVKMLEIICKENKPLSKIAEEIPEYQRTGFSVKCPHEKKAKLVEDLKNSLVNEGVLNTTDGVRVDWEDSYILVRPSRFEPLLRVYMEARSSEKLQIIVDKVKMMI; encoded by the coding sequence ATGTCTCTATACGTCAGGGAAGTAAGGGGTGTTGTAAACTCCGAAATCAGCAATGAATTTGCATCCAACCTCGGAACCATGGTGGGAAACTTTTTAAGCAACGGAAATACCATTGTGGTTGGGAGAGATACAAATCAAGCTTCTCAAATGATAAAAAGGGCTGCAACTGCAGGTTTGATAGCTGCAGGTGTTGAAGTGATTGATTTTGGTGTGGCACCAATACCTGCAATCCACTATGGTGCCGGCTTTTACAATGCAAAGGTGGTTATGACTGTCACAACATCCCATCTACATTCTGATGAAATCAGCATTAAGATATTCAGTAACTACAAAATTCCAATGGCAACAGAACGTGCTGAAAAAGTTAACTGGGAGAATATAGGTTCCCTATCCTACGTATACGATTACAAGGCTCAATACATAGATGCCGTTGTTGCAAATGTTGATGGAAAACTTATAAAGGATCATGCCCCCAAGGTGGTTTTGGACTGTGCAAATGCATCAGCTGTGCCCTTTGCCCCTGAAATTTTAGGTAGGCTTGGATGTGAAACCATACTAATTGGATGTCAAGGCCCTAAAGCTGATGAACGGTTTTCAGAACCCAGCCCTCAAAGTCTTGCCATGATATCTAACCTTATAAAGTCTGTTGGTGCAGATATTGGAATTGCAATTGATAACGATGGCGACAGAGTAATATTTCTGGATGAAAAAGGGAATACAATACGTGACCAGACCATCCTTGGAATATTTGCACGCGAAGCATTGCGCGAAAATCCAGGGGGCACTGTTGTGTCTTCAGTTGTGGCTTCAAGAATCTTGGATGAAATAGTGTCCGAATATGGAGGTAGTATCATTAAAACCCCTGTTGATCTTGTTTTAAATGGAACTGTTGAATCTGGAGCAGTTTTTGGTGGAGATGAACCTGGACTCTATACATTCCCCAAATTTAATCCCTGCTTCGATGCGGTGTTTGCATCTGTAAAGATGCTTGAAATAATCTGCAAAGAGAACAAACCCTTATCAAAGATTGCAGAAGAAATTCCAGAGTATCAGAGAACTGGATTTTCAGTTAAGTGTCCACATGAAAAGAAAGCCAAGCTTGTTGAAGATCTTAAAAATTCTCTGGTTAACGAAGGTGTTTTGAACACTACAGATGGTGTAAGAGTTGATTGGGAGGATTCTTACATACTCGTAAGACCTTCACGCTTTGAACCATTACTTCGAGTGTATATGGAAGCCAGATCATCTGAAAAATTACAGATAATTGTGGATAAGGTAAAAATGATGATTTAA
- a CDS encoding sugar phosphate nucleotidyltransferase codes for MVKAVIMAGGKGTRLRPLTFTRPKPMIPLVNRPIIQHTVERLKSMGFKDILMTLNYRPDSLKQHFQDGSSMGVNISYSVEKSPMGTGGSVLKAKKYIDDTFLVLSGDVISNVNFKDVLKFHKDKGALATLVLTHVEDPAHFGIAVLDEDSKIINYLEKPSADQVFSKLANTGIYIFEPEIFDFFDDKKGEIDFSREVFPRLIAEDAGIYGYIFEGYWNDVGRPETYLKATYDILNRKIREKIYKKRAKQSIGKIGNMWLGKNIHIGKKVRIEGPVVIGNNCFLDDGSTISRGTVIGDGVFIGKNSTIQGSVILSDSVVKENSFLSACIIDTHCTINENTIIENGVVTGSRVEIGKNSIVKSSRHITNQTNIIPDSVVDADF; via the coding sequence TTGGTAAAAGCTGTGATCATGGCTGGTGGAAAGGGCACAAGACTGCGCCCCTTAACGTTTACCAGACCAAAACCCATGATTCCACTTGTTAACAGACCCATAATCCAACATACTGTGGAAAGACTTAAATCTATGGGTTTTAAAGACATATTAATGACATTGAACTACAGGCCGGATAGCTTAAAGCAGCACTTCCAGGATGGATCCAGTATGGGAGTTAACATCAGCTATTCAGTGGAAAAATCCCCCATGGGTACTGGAGGAAGTGTTTTAAAGGCTAAAAAATATATAGATGACACTTTCCTAGTTTTAAGTGGCGATGTTATAAGTAACGTTAATTTTAAGGATGTTCTAAAGTTTCACAAGGATAAAGGAGCTTTAGCAACCCTTGTTTTAACCCATGTTGAGGATCCAGCCCACTTCGGAATAGCTGTGCTTGATGAGGATTCCAAGATAATAAACTACCTTGAAAAGCCATCAGCAGACCAGGTTTTCAGTAAGCTTGCAAATACTGGAATATACATATTTGAACCTGAAATATTCGACTTCTTTGATGATAAAAAAGGGGAGATAGACTTTTCAAGGGAAGTGTTTCCAAGGTTGATAGCAGAAGATGCAGGAATATATGGCTACATCTTTGAAGGTTACTGGAACGATGTTGGAAGGCCTGAAACCTACCTGAAAGCAACCTATGATATTTTGAACCGAAAAATTCGGGAGAAAATCTATAAAAAACGTGCAAAGCAGAGTATTGGTAAAATAGGGAATATGTGGCTGGGTAAAAATATTCATATCGGGAAAAAAGTGCGCATAGAGGGACCGGTTGTTATTGGAAACAACTGCTTTCTTGATGATGGAAGTACCATATCCAGGGGAACTGTTATTGGAGATGGAGTTTTTATAGGAAAAAATAGCACCATTCAGGGGTCCGTGATTCTCTCAGACAGTGTTGTGAAGGAAAACTCATTTTTAAGTGCCTGCATCATAGACACTCATTGCACCATCAATGAAAACACCATCATAGAGAATGGAGTTGTTACAGGCAGTAGGGTTGAGATAGGCAAAAATTCAATTGTAAAATCATCAAGACACATAACAAACCAGACCAATATAATTCCAGATTCAGTTGTGGATGCAGATTTCTAG
- a CDS encoding aminotransferase-like domain-containing protein → MKDLFADRMSKVPKSFVREILKVTEDSNIISFGGGLPNPDSFPHTEIAEAASKVLTLESREALQYSTTEGYKPLREYIAQRYCKGGLKVDADEILITNGSQQGLDLVGKVFLNKDDGVVVEHPTYLAAIQAFGMYEPKFHSVKLMEDGPDTVALENLLKKEKPKLFYCVPNFQNPTGISYSEDKRREVAGILRESGTVLVEDNPYGEIRFMGKDLPPIKKFLPDSVLLGSFSKVVAPGIRLGWVAAGEEVMDKLVTAKQASDLHSNYLAQRIVHGFLTQYDVEKHLDKIRTMYRRQRDLMVNSIEKYFPDGVTCTKPEGGMFLWVTLPEGVSSMELFDLAIKENVAFVPGKAFYAEDPEINTMRLNFSNSNEEKIVEGIKRLANALEKIL, encoded by the coding sequence ATGAAAGATTTATTTGCAGATAGAATGTCAAAGGTTCCAAAATCATTTGTAAGAGAAATATTGAAGGTTACAGAGGATTCTAATATCATCTCCTTTGGTGGAGGACTTCCAAACCCGGATTCATTTCCACACACTGAAATTGCAGAAGCTGCATCAAAAGTTTTAACACTTGAAAGTCGTGAAGCTCTGCAGTACAGCACAACAGAGGGTTACAAACCTCTTAGAGAATATATTGCTCAGAGGTATTGTAAGGGTGGTTTAAAGGTTGATGCTGATGAAATATTAATAACCAACGGTTCTCAGCAGGGACTGGATCTCGTGGGTAAGGTTTTCCTCAACAAGGATGATGGTGTGGTTGTTGAGCATCCCACTTACCTTGCTGCTATACAAGCCTTTGGAATGTACGAACCAAAATTTCACTCTGTGAAACTCATGGAGGATGGTCCTGATACAGTTGCCCTTGAAAACCTTTTGAAGAAGGAGAAGCCCAAGCTTTTTTACTGTGTTCCCAACTTCCAGAATCCCACTGGAATAAGTTACTCTGAAGATAAAAGAAGGGAAGTTGCAGGGATACTCAGGGAAAGCGGTACAGTTCTAGTTGAGGATAATCCCTACGGAGAGATCAGATTTATGGGTAAAGATCTGCCTCCAATTAAAAAGTTTCTACCAGATTCTGTGCTTTTGGGTTCGTTCTCAAAGGTTGTTGCCCCTGGAATTCGGCTGGGATGGGTTGCTGCTGGAGAAGAAGTTATGGACAAACTGGTTACAGCCAAGCAGGCCTCTGATCTTCATTCCAATTACCTTGCCCAGAGGATAGTTCATGGCTTCCTCACTCAATACGATGTGGAGAAACATCTTGATAAAATAAGGACCATGTACCGCAGGCAGAGGGATCTGATGGTTAATTCCATAGAGAAATATTTTCCAGATGGTGTTACGTGTACAAAACCTGAAGGGGGAATGTTCCTCTGGGTGACACTGCCTGAAGGTGTTTCTTCAATGGAACTCTTTGACCTTGCAATCAAGGAAAATGTTGCATTTGTCCCAGGAAAAGCTTTTTATGCTGAGGATCCTGAAATCAACACCATGAGGTTGAACTTCTCAAATTCAAATGAGGAAAAAATAGTGGAAGGAATTAAAAGACTTGCAAATGCACTTGAAAAAATTTTGTAA
- a CDS encoding cation-translocating P-type ATPase produces MDDLDIKNIRGLSEEAAAQRLEEHGYNELPSARERSFLVIMLDVVREPMFLLLISCGTIYLILGDLQEALMLMGFVFLIMGITFYQERKTERTLEALRDLSSPRAQVIRNGHKKRIAGREVVFEDILILEEGDRVPADAVVLSCTNLSVDESLLTGESIAVHKVPCKGIMDMHPPGGDGLPSVFSGTLVVQGQGVAQVTATGLETEIGKIGMRLETLETEDTALQKESRKFVINLALAGVLLCAAVVIIYGLTRNDWLNGFLAGIALAMAILPEEIPVVLTIFLALGAWRISQKQVLTRRSQAIQAIGSATVLCVDKTGTLTMNEMSVTSIFTDGKYYNLKSHEYGNETGTDNIPEDLHGIVEFSILASQRDPFDPMERSLKSFGKATLSNTEHIHDDWTLIHEYPLSGELLAMSHVWKSPDGQDYIIAAKGAPEAVADLCHLDDVQMERLSRNIGSMAGEGLRIIGVARAAFRETGLPQKQHDFKFEFMGLIGFMDPVRSGVSDAIKECYSAGIRVVMITGDYKGTAQKIAEKIGLKDPENVLSGAELDKLEDGELQEMIGSMNIFARVVPEQKLRIVNALKARGDVVAMTGDGVNDAPALKSAQIGVSMGGRGTDVARESSSLVLLEDDFSSIVAAVKMGRRIFDNLKKATAYILSVHIPIIGMSLIPVIFQLPLVLLPVHIVFLELIIDPACSIVFEAEPAEEGIMKKPPRSMTEPLFDRRTIGLSIMQGLSVLLIVLSVFVIALYTGMGELNARTLSFTTLIIANIGLIFTNLSWSGTIITTIRSPNSALWWIVGGAVLFLCLVLCFEPLRNLFSFSVLHPKDVFICLTAGLISVLWFEGLKAFKIFKR; encoded by the coding sequence ATGGATGATCTGGATATCAAAAATATCCGTGGGCTTTCTGAAGAAGCAGCTGCCCAGAGGCTTGAAGAACATGGCTACAATGAGCTACCCTCTGCCCGTGAGCGTAGCTTCCTTGTGATCATGTTGGATGTTGTTCGCGAGCCCATGTTTCTCCTTTTAATTTCATGCGGAACCATCTACCTCATCCTGGGCGACCTTCAGGAGGCACTGATGCTCATGGGATTTGTGTTCCTTATAATGGGCATCACCTTCTATCAGGAGCGAAAAACTGAACGCACACTGGAGGCTCTGCGGGATCTGTCAAGTCCCAGGGCACAGGTAATACGCAATGGCCATAAGAAGAGGATAGCAGGTCGTGAAGTTGTTTTTGAGGATATTCTGATTCTTGAAGAGGGGGATCGTGTTCCTGCAGATGCTGTTGTACTGTCCTGCACCAATTTAAGTGTTGATGAATCTTTACTCACAGGGGAATCCATTGCTGTGCACAAGGTTCCGTGTAAAGGAATCATGGACATGCACCCTCCTGGAGGTGATGGTCTTCCTTCAGTGTTCTCTGGAACCCTGGTTGTCCAGGGCCAGGGTGTGGCACAGGTCACAGCCACGGGTTTGGAAACTGAAATTGGTAAAATAGGAATGCGCCTTGAAACCCTTGAAACAGAGGACACAGCCCTTCAGAAGGAGAGTAGAAAGTTTGTTATTAACCTTGCACTGGCAGGAGTTCTTCTCTGTGCAGCTGTGGTTATCATATACGGCCTCACAAGAAATGACTGGTTGAATGGATTTCTGGCAGGTATAGCCCTTGCAATGGCAATTCTGCCTGAAGAAATTCCAGTGGTACTCACCATCTTCCTGGCACTTGGAGCATGGAGAATATCACAAAAACAGGTTTTAACACGACGTTCACAGGCAATTCAGGCCATTGGTTCTGCAACAGTTCTCTGTGTGGATAAAACTGGCACTTTAACCATGAATGAAATGTCGGTCACCAGCATATTTACAGACGGGAAGTACTACAACCTGAAATCCCATGAATATGGAAATGAAACAGGAACTGACAACATTCCAGAGGATCTCCATGGGATAGTTGAGTTCAGCATACTTGCAAGTCAAAGGGACCCCTTTGACCCAATGGAAAGATCACTGAAGTCCTTTGGTAAAGCCACACTTTCCAATACAGAACACATCCACGATGACTGGACTCTGATACATGAGTACCCTCTCTCCGGTGAGTTGCTTGCAATGTCCCATGTCTGGAAATCTCCAGATGGTCAGGATTACATAATAGCTGCCAAGGGTGCTCCGGAAGCTGTTGCAGATCTCTGTCATCTGGATGATGTGCAGATGGAAAGGCTTTCCCGGAACATAGGTTCAATGGCAGGTGAAGGTCTTCGTATTATTGGAGTTGCCAGAGCTGCATTTAGAGAAACTGGACTTCCCCAAAAACAGCACGACTTCAAATTCGAATTCATGGGACTCATAGGTTTCATGGATCCTGTTCGTTCAGGTGTTTCTGATGCCATAAAAGAGTGTTACAGTGCTGGGATCAGGGTTGTGATGATCACAGGAGATTACAAGGGAACAGCACAGAAGATAGCCGAGAAAATAGGTCTAAAAGATCCGGAAAATGTTCTGAGTGGAGCTGAACTGGACAAGCTTGAGGATGGTGAACTTCAGGAAATGATAGGATCCATGAACATCTTTGCAAGGGTTGTGCCAGAGCAAAAACTCCGCATTGTAAACGCCCTGAAGGCACGTGGAGATGTGGTTGCAATGACAGGTGATGGTGTCAACGATGCACCTGCACTGAAGTCTGCCCAGATCGGTGTGAGTATGGGTGGTAGGGGTACAGATGTTGCAAGGGAATCATCATCACTGGTTCTTCTGGAGGATGATTTTTCATCCATTGTTGCGGCTGTGAAGATGGGCCGCAGGATCTTCGACAACCTGAAAAAGGCAACTGCCTACATACTATCGGTTCACATTCCAATAATAGGCATGTCACTGATTCCAGTGATCTTCCAGCTGCCACTGGTGCTTCTGCCCGTCCACATAGTTTTCCTTGAGCTCATCATTGATCCTGCCTGTTCCATAGTCTTTGAGGCTGAACCTGCAGAAGAGGGTATTATGAAAAAACCCCCGAGAAGCATGACAGAGCCCCTCTTCGACAGGAGAACCATTGGATTGAGTATAATGCAGGGTTTGAGTGTTCTTTTAATAGTGTTGAGCGTCTTCGTTATTGCCCTTTACACAGGCATGGGAGAACTCAATGCCCGTACCCTCAGTTTCACCACCCTTATCATCGCCAACATTGGACTGATATTCACCAACCTCTCATGGTCAGGCACCATAATAACCACCATCAGATCGCCCAATTCTGCACTGTGGTGGATCGTAGGAGGTGCAGTACTGTTTCTGTGCCTTGTACTCTGCTTCGAACCTCTACGCAACTTATTCAGCTTCAGTGTTCTCCATCCAAAGGACGTATTTATATGCCTAACTGCAGGACTCATCAGCGTGTTGTGGTTTGAAGGGCTTAAGGCTTTTAAAATATTTAAAAGATAA
- a CDS encoding cation diffusion facilitator family transporter gives MDVEERKKVGRKAVSLAISGNIVLTVLNFVVGMLSGSMALVAESAHTFSDVLTSIVTSVGFKIGLKPPDSKHPYGHGRAEPLAGLIIVLFLGIIAFEILSEVYRKLVLGMALNPPEMIAAVMAVVGVGANLAMTTYMMRAGKKINSPAIVADAHHQKVDIFSCAAILVGVVGSRMGFPILDPLVAIFIAFMVLKTAFDIGRDNINNIMGTVPSRDIMINIKTAAMSVPGTFGIHNVRINYLGPYASVDLHVAVEGDLSLKAAHEIAHSVEKNIIKDVDVINIVTVHVCPRDEDNDEEFCVD, from the coding sequence TTGGATGTTGAGGAAAGGAAAAAAGTGGGTAGGAAGGCTGTTTCCCTTGCAATTTCAGGAAATATTGTTTTAACTGTTCTGAACTTCGTTGTGGGAATGCTTTCTGGTAGTATGGCCCTTGTTGCAGAGTCTGCCCACACATTTTCAGATGTTTTAACATCCATAGTAACATCTGTAGGATTTAAGATCGGACTCAAACCCCCTGACAGCAAACATCCCTATGGCCACGGCAGGGCTGAACCCCTTGCAGGCCTTATAATAGTTCTTTTCCTTGGAATCATTGCATTTGAAATACTTTCAGAGGTTTACAGGAAACTGGTTCTTGGAATGGCTTTGAATCCCCCTGAAATGATAGCTGCAGTCATGGCTGTTGTTGGTGTTGGTGCAAATCTTGCAATGACAACCTACATGATGAGGGCAGGTAAGAAGATAAACAGTCCAGCCATAGTTGCAGATGCACACCATCAGAAGGTGGACATATTCTCATGTGCAGCCATACTCGTTGGTGTTGTGGGCTCAAGGATGGGATTCCCAATACTGGACCCACTGGTAGCAATTTTCATTGCATTCATGGTCCTGAAAACTGCCTTCGACATAGGAAGGGACAACATCAACAACATAATGGGCACTGTACCCTCCAGGGACATCATGATCAACATAAAGACCGCTGCAATGTCGGTTCCAGGCACATTTGGAATTCACAACGTAAGAATAAATTATCTTGGACCATATGCATCAGTTGACCTTCATGTTGCTGTTGAAGGGGATTTAAGTCTTAAAGCAGCACATGAAATTGCCCACAGCGTTGAAAAGAACATAATCAAGGATGTTGATGTCATAAACATAGTAACAGTCCATGTCTGTCCAAGGGATGAGGATAACGATGAGGAGTTCTGTGTTGATTGA
- a CDS encoding pyridoxal phosphate-dependent aminotransferase, translating into MKYSKRVESVSLSGIRKMFELAGENTISLGLGEPDFNTPAHIREAARKALDEGLTHYTVNKGIPELREAISKKLDQDNHIQKDPESIIVTVGASEALFMCMQALVDEGDHVLVPDPGFLSYAACVKLSGGVPVPIKLEESTEFRTTPETVLENLTDKTKAIVLNSPSNPTGGVMKKEDVRGLAEIADDHDITLISDEIYEKIIYDEKHYSPGSYSENVVTINGFSKAYAMTGFRVGYTAASPELTEELLKVHQYTTACATSISQSAALAALEGPQDSVGEMVGEFRNRRDLLLKRLKDLGIECPTPKGAFYAFPEVPESEKFVAEALKRDVITVHGSSFGKYGQENVRLSYATSQENINRAMDRLEDLRID; encoded by the coding sequence ATGAAATATTCAAAAAGAGTTGAGTCAGTTAGTTTATCCGGAATAAGGAAGATGTTCGAACTTGCTGGGGAAAATACCATAAGTCTGGGACTTGGAGAACCAGACTTCAACACCCCAGCCCATATAAGGGAAGCAGCCAGAAAGGCCCTTGACGAGGGATTAACACACTACACAGTGAACAAGGGAATCCCTGAGTTGAGGGAGGCCATTTCAAAGAAGCTGGATCAAGACAATCATATTCAAAAAGACCCTGAATCCATAATAGTGACTGTTGGTGCCAGTGAAGCCCTTTTCATGTGCATGCAGGCCCTTGTGGATGAAGGAGACCATGTGCTTGTTCCTGATCCTGGTTTTTTATCCTACGCAGCATGTGTGAAGCTTTCAGGAGGGGTTCCAGTACCGATAAAACTTGAAGAAAGTACTGAATTCAGAACAACCCCTGAAACCGTGCTTGAAAACCTAACAGATAAAACAAAGGCCATAGTCCTGAATTCTCCCTCCAATCCAACAGGTGGGGTTATGAAGAAGGAAGATGTTAGGGGCCTGGCTGAAATTGCAGATGATCATGATATCACCCTCATATCCGATGAGATATACGAGAAGATCATCTACGATGAGAAGCATTACAGTCCTGGAAGCTACTCTGAAAACGTTGTGACCATAAACGGGTTTTCAAAGGCCTATGCAATGACAGGGTTCAGGGTTGGTTACACGGCAGCAAGTCCAGAGTTAACTGAGGAACTTTTGAAGGTTCATCAGTACACCACTGCCTGTGCAACTTCCATATCCCAGAGTGCGGCCCTTGCAGCCCTTGAAGGACCCCAGGACAGTGTGGGTGAAATGGTTGGGGAATTCAGGAATAGGAGAGATCTTCTTCTTAAACGTTTGAAGGATCTTGGAATAGAATGTCCAACTCCAAAGGGTGCTTTCTACGCATTTCCAGAGGTACCTGAATCTGAAAAGTTCGTTGCAGAGGCCTTGAAGAGGGATGTTATAACTGTTCATGGAAGTTCCTTTGGAAAGTATGGGCAGGAAAATGTTAGATTGTCCTATGCAACTTCCCAGGAGAACATCAACAGGGCAATGGACAGGCTTGAAGATTTGAGAATTGATTGA